ATTATGCGTAAACCATAATGTTCATATAGGGGCTCATCCTTCTTTTCCAGATATGTGGGGTTTTGGCAGACGCGAAATGAAGTGTAGTAGTGCAGAGATTATAGATTATATGTTATACCAAATAGGGGCAGTAGATGCATTTTGTAAAGCAAATAATGTTAAGCTTTACCATGTAAAACCCCATGGTGCTATTTATAATATGGCAAGTAAAGATAAAGACATTGCCTTAGCTATTGCCAAATCAATTAAAATGTACGATAGCAGTCTTAAAGTATTTACCCAACCAGGGTCTATGTTGGCTTTAGCTAGTGCAGACTTAGGGTTAAAAGTAGTAGGTGAGGTATTTGCTGATAGAGCCTATAATAACGATGGCAGCCTGGTATCACGTAAACTACCTAAGTCTGTTTTACACGATGAATCAGAGGTTTTGGCTAGAACCCTTAAAATGGTTTGTGATAAACAGGTTGTTACCTATACTAACGAGATATTAAATATTGAAGCAAACACAGTTTGTTTACATGGCGATAATCCTTCAGCTATAGATTTAGCAAAGGCTATAAAAAAAGGTCTAAAGAGCGCTGGTGTAGAAATAGTTGCTCCATAATAAGATATAAGGAAGTGTGGTTTTTGAATAATAACACTAAATTTTTAACGTTTTTTTCATTAGGAGGATATTTTTTAATACAACTAGTTACCAAATCAATAGGGGCACCCTTTAGTATAATTAGGTCATTTTTTGTTAATCAATTTTTTAACCTAAGTATTAACTTAGATGTTGCAGCAGCCAGAACATCAACTCTTAATACAGTGTTTTATATTGTTATTGTATGGTTTTTCTTATTTACAATAAAGCGCAATAGAGATAAGGGTAAAGCTAATGCACTAAAAATGTTGTTATACGTTATCTTATCTTTAGTGACATTTTTAGTTATTGATTTATTAATTACTTATATAGCAAGCCTAATTTTAAAGTCGGGAGCCATTACTGCCTATGACATAAGTATTAACTTGCTACTTATGATATCAGGAATTTTATACATGATAAGCTTAGTAGCTATTGTTAATGAAGGTAAACTAACCTTTGGCTCAATAACAAGATTGTTTAAACTAAAAGGCTTTACTGTTAGCTTAGTAGTCGCCACATTACTAAGGATAATCCCCCAAGTACTACCCTTTATACTTAAACAAATAAATACAAATCAATACTATACAGGTATAGCAGTACCTCTAATAATATCATTTGTATTTATGATACTAATTAAGCCAACACTACAAGAAAATATTTTTTAACAGTAAAGGTAGCTCAATTTTAGGGCTACCTTTTATAATTATTAAAAAATGGGGTCAGGCTTTAAAAAATAAATAACTCTGTAATAAGTTTACGTTTAAAGCCTTGTTTACTGCGTACTACTACAACTAGTATATTATTTTTTACTAACTTGATTTTTACTATTAGTTGGTGACTTTAGCACAGCCTCTTTTGGTAAAAATATTGTAAACTTAGAGCCAACATCTATTTCACTCTCTACCAAAATGCGCCCTCCATGCTGCTCTACAATTATTTTAGCTATCGATAAACCCAAGCCAGTTCCACCGGTACTTTCTTTTTCTTTGTATTTGGTTCTTGATTTATCTGCTCTGTAAAAACGGTCAAAAATATGGGGTAAATCCTCTTGGCTTATTCCAATGCCAGTATCACATATCATAAATATGTTATGTTTTTCCGAACATTTTAGGTCAACCTGCACAATTCCTTTAGTGGGGGTATACTTCAAACTATTATCTATTAGTATTCTAAAAGCCTGTTTTAATTTGTCGGCACTGCCTCGTTGAATTAAGTTTGGTTTAATATCATGAAGTACGGTATGCTCTTTATCGATTAAATTAGTATCTCTTATTATTTCATTAGCTAAATCAGAGATGCAGAAGTATTCAAAGTCCATTTTTAAGGTTCCTCTATCTTTACGAGCAATAAATAGTAAACTCTCTACGAGGCTTTGCATGCTATCTGTTTCACTAACAATGGCTTGAATGCTTTCATTTAACACTTCGGGGTCATCTTTACCCCAGCGCTGTATTAAAGAGGCATAACCTTTTATAACAGCAATGGGTGTTCTGAGTTCATGTGAGGCATCAGAAACAAACTGTTTCTCTCGCTCATAACTATGAGCTATTCCATCTAACATAACATTAAAGGTATGAGCAAGGTCTTTTAGTTCATCTTTGGTACCCCTAATATCTAACCTGGTAGATAGGTTTTTAGCAGATATTTGGCGAACCTTAGCAGTCATTGTATGAATAGGATCTAGGTGTTTTGTCGCCATCTTACTAGCAGACATAACTGTACTTAAATATATTATGATTAAAGCTATTATAGTTGGAGTTAGTATTATTTTGTATAAAGATGAGGCACTAAGTAAGGATTTTTTTAAGACAATTTTGTATACATCACCATGGATATTTTTTTTACTAGTAGTATAGTAAATATCTTCAAAATTATGTCCATTCCACCATCGATAGGTATTTTTAAAAACAGTCTCATTGTATTTTTGGGCTTCATCATCTGGAAAACTGTATAGTTTTTGATATTCGTTGGTATAAACATATAAGCTTATATTATTATTTTTAACTGTATTAGTAATTACACTAGAGTCATAGTTTAAGCCTTGGTTAAACAAAAATTCTATATTTTTAGAGGAACTATCAAATATATTATTATAGGCACTATAAACAATATAACAGGATCCAAAATAAACAAAGGCACTAATGGTTACTAATATAATAGCTATTCTTAGGGCATAGCCTAGGGTTAGTTTAAAACGAATATTAAACCTTAACAATGAAATAAAATGGTCAAAAGCACTGTTTTGATTATTATTTTTTTGTTTAGGTTTTTTAGCAGGCTTTTTGGGTTTTGTTTTTTTAGTTTTGAGATTTTGCCTTTTCATTTCTAAATGAGTAACCTACCCCTCGTACTGTGTGTATGCAGTTAGTGTTGTAAACATCATCAATTTTACTTCTTAAATAACGGATATATACATCTACAATTTTGTGACCTCCAAAATAGTCTTCTCCCCAAACTGCATCTAAAATTTGGTCTCTAGTTAGCGCAATATTTTTATTTGAGGCTAAGTAATATAAGAGGTCGAACTCTGTTCTGGTTAGTTCAATTACCTCATTATTAAAAGTTACAGTATGCTCCGCTGTGTTTATTTTTAGCTTGCCACACACAATTAAACTTGATTTATTGCTGGCATTTTGAGAACTCATTCTTCTATTAAGTACTCTTATACGAGCTAGCAGTTCTTCGATAGCAAATGGTTTAGTTATATAGTCGTCTGCGCCTAAATCTAATCCCATAACTTTATCCATGGTATCATCACGGGCAGTTAACATAATTATTGGCACCTGTTTATGTTGTCTAACCCTGCGGCATATTTCTAGCCCATTTAGCCCCGGCAGCATTAGGTCT
This Clostridium sp. 'deep sea' DNA region includes the following protein-coding sequences:
- a CDS encoding 5-oxoprolinase subunit PxpA, with the translated sequence MSKFKIDLNADLGEGAGFDSELIPLLSSANIACGFHAGNPHLISKSVELCVNHNVHIGAHPSFPDMWGFGRREMKCSSAEIIDYMLYQIGAVDAFCKANNVKLYHVKPHGAIYNMASKDKDIALAIAKSIKMYDSSLKVFTQPGSMLALASADLGLKVVGEVFADRAYNNDGSLVSRKLPKSVLHDESEVLARTLKMVCDKQVVTYTNEILNIEANTVCLHGDNPSAIDLAKAIKKGLKSAGVEIVAP
- a CDS encoding HAMP domain-containing sensor histidine kinase: MKRQNLKTKKTKPKKPAKKPKQKNNNQNSAFDHFISLLRFNIRFKLTLGYALRIAIILVTISAFVYFGSCYIVYSAYNNIFDSSSKNIEFLFNQGLNYDSSVITNTVKNNNISLYVYTNEYQKLYSFPDDEAQKYNETVFKNTYRWWNGHNFEDIYYTTSKKNIHGDVYKIVLKKSLLSASSLYKIILTPTIIALIIIYLSTVMSASKMATKHLDPIHTMTAKVRQISAKNLSTRLDIRGTKDELKDLAHTFNVMLDGIAHSYEREKQFVSDASHELRTPIAVIKGYASLIQRWGKDDPEVLNESIQAIVSETDSMQSLVESLLFIARKDRGTLKMDFEYFCISDLANEIIRDTNLIDKEHTVLHDIKPNLIQRGSADKLKQAFRILIDNSLKYTPTKGIVQVDLKCSEKHNIFMICDTGIGISQEDLPHIFDRFYRADKSRTKYKEKESTGGTGLGLSIAKIIVEQHGGRILVESEIDVGSKFTIFLPKEAVLKSPTNSKNQVSKK
- a CDS encoding response regulator transcription factor, which gives rise to MNRILIIEDDIKIARFIELELKHEGYVTKSVHDGRQGLNEALDNEHDLIILDLMLPGLNGLEICRRVRQHKQVPIIMLTARDDTMDKVMGLDLGADDYITKPFAIEELLARIRVLNRRMSSQNASNKSSLIVCGKLKINTAEHTVTFNNEVIELTRTEFDLLYYLASNKNIALTRDQILDAVWGEDYFGGHKIVDVYIRYLRSKIDDVYNTNCIHTVRGVGYSFRNEKAKSQN